The Novipirellula aureliae sequence TATGCAAAACCATTCGCCAAACGGTCCTGGTAACGCTTTGTCTTTGTAGCGTCGCGGTCCCGATTGGCGAATTGCATGCCGGTGATGCGGAGATACTTGAACTTCGCGGACCGACGATGGGGACGACCTACATGGTCAAAATCTACGATCCCCCGGCGTTCAAAGAACCGATCGCTGAAGAAATCGATGCGGAACTCCGTCTGGTCAATGACCAGATGTCGACCTACTTGAAGTCGTCCGAGCTGAGTCGTTTTAACGACTCCGATTCAACGGATTGGTTTGAGGTCAGCCGCGACACGGCGCTCGTGGTGCAGATGGCTTTGGAAGTTGCCGAAGCGACTGGCGGAGCGTTCGATCCGACGGTCGGACCACTTGTCAATGCGTGGAGTTTTGGGCCAGACCCCAAGACACAGGAGGTTCCATCGGAACAAAAGCTTGCCGAGCTGCGCAAATTGGTCGGTTACAAGAACCTCTCCGTGCGAACCGATCCGCCCGCTCTAAAGAAGTTGATCCCGAGTTTGCGAGTCGATTTGTCAGCAATCGCCAAGGGGCATGGCGTCGACCGTGTTGTCGAACTGCTCGCACAAGCGGACGCGAAAAATGTCTTTGTCGAAATCGGGGGAGAAGTCCGCACGGTCGGCAGGAAGGGGGATGATCGATGGAAAGTTGGTATCCAGAATCCTGAAACCCGCTTTGTAACGACTGGACAAACATCTGCGATGCCT is a genomic window containing:
- a CDS encoding FAD:protein FMN transferase, yielding MLCKTIRQTVLVTLCLCSVAVPIGELHAGDAEILELRGPTMGTTYMVKIYDPPAFKEPIAEEIDAELRLVNDQMSTYLKSSELSRFNDSDSTDWFEVSRDTALVVQMALEVAEATGGAFDPTVGPLVNAWSFGPDPKTQEVPSEQKLAELRKLVGYKNLSVRTDPPALKKLIPSLRVDLSAIAKGHGVDRVVELLAQADAKNVFVEIGGEVRTVGRKGDDRWKVGIQNPETRFVTTGQTSAMPPSIAAAHPLTNQAMATSGDYQNYFEVDGKRYSHTIDPRTGRPVEHGLASVSVISDTCMKADAWATAIDVLGMKDGLRAAQEQSLDVFLISRNESGIVKVGTGALKQYAEGKSLDEVTVTQQDIPWLTRFMPTLVVTIIGFTVFLIAMAIGVLLGGKRISGSCGGLAGKENPDGSIRCSMCGTPSEGCKELREKMQNSTSK